Genomic window (Cellulosilyticum lentocellum DSM 5427):
GGTAGTTAAAAATGGACAAACAAATTACACAATTCCTAGTTATACAGGAACACTTGCTAACCTCGTAATAGCAGTTGTTGCATCACTCTACTTACCTGAGTTAGCAGCAAAAAAATTCATTAGTGAAATAATTAAAGGTGGTATCGCTGTTTATGTAAGTAGTAACATTCTTAATATTGCTTCTTCACGTACATGGTCAGCTATTGAATACGGATATAATTATTTTGCTAGAGATCAAGTGGATTCTTCAAAGTATGCATATTGGACTAACGGGGGATATAGATATGAAATAAATGATATAGCTTACTCAGGGGCTAAAACTATCTATTATGATGGGTATTCATATACAGGAAGTAAGACGGATAATACATATTGGTGCATATGCGATACTTTAGCAACAAGAGTTTATGGCGATAGCTGTAATATTACTCTATAATATTACAAAGAAGTGTGATAATATTACATATATCACACTTCTTTTAAATGGGGGGGTTCTATTGGTTATAATAGGTGTTATATGTTTTATTATACTGATTATTAATATCTATAATTTCAGCAAACTCATTATAAAAAGTTTAAAGTATGATGAGGATTTTACAGAAGATGAAGATAAAGGGAAATTTGAGTACTGCCTTTTTGGTGTTGCCATAGTTATGTTTGCACATATATATGGTGGAGATATATTCTATGTTATTTCAACATATTTTTCGCTTCTATTATTATTATGTTTTATAGTAAGTAAATATAAAAAGAATGTGAAATTTAATTCACAAAAAATACTAAAGATACTAATTCCGTTTTTTGTATTCGCATTATTAAGTTTTATATTTTTAAAATAGAGCCAGAGTAAATATGGAATATTTAAAGGGTGATAAGTTAGTCTATAGTTGTTTTAGTTACTAATACTTATTAATATAAGGATATATTATATATCCTGTAATTTTATATGATAGAAAGAATAAAGTTGATTATACTATGAATTATGTGGACATATTCCTACAAAGGAAGGGATATGGTTTTTGATGTGTAGAAATTTAAAATAATAATAAAAAGATAGTTTGTAGAACTGGATTCCTCCAGTTCTTTTTTTATGAAAGAAAAAAGCAGCTATTCAGCCACTTTTTCAAAAGTAATATTCATTTTATATCCTAACGCATTAGCCATTTCTTCAACCTTACTTATTGTTGGGTTATTTTTATTTAGTATATTAGTTATGTTTTGATGGCTTGTATCCATTAATCTTGCTAAGTCAGAAACCTTCAGGTCTTCTTGTGCAAGTAATATTCTTATTTCTTTAGATATATCCATATTTATCAGCTCCTTTGTATATTATTATATATGCATTGATATAAAAATACAATATATAAATTTAAAAATAAAATAAAAAAGTTGTAAAAAGTATTGACAATACAACTTAAAAGTTGTATAATTATATTATAAAGGAGGTGAGGAAATGAGTAGGAAAAAACATAAGCAAGACAATAAAAAAGAGTCCTTAATACTTATATCAGCTTTAATTAATCTAGTGATTGCCCTCATAGGATTAATAAAAACACTGATAAGCTAAGAACTCCACCTAGAGAGGGAAACCTCTCTAGGGTTTATAAAAATTATAAATCACCTACTCATTAAAAGCAATGACTATCTTAATATTAATTTTAACAGCTTTAAACACGATCAATGTTATAACTCCAATGCCATTATGGTACAGAATTGCAATGTTAATATTTTCAGTCGTAGTTCTAGCAGCAGCAATACGAAAGAGAAAGTAAATAAATCTTGCTTATAATATAATCAATTGACCATACTTCAGTGAAAAGAAGTATGGTCTTTTTGTGTATAGAAGTTTTAAAAAGGTTGAATAAGATACAATAAAAGTGTAGAATTATTTTAAATTTTATATTATTAAGGGTGGGGGATTTATGAAAAAATATATACTATACATTTTTATGGCATGTATCCTTTTAGTAGGGTGTAGTTCAGGATCAAAGATAATAACAGAGGATAAAAGCTTTGATATTTTTGAAGGTGAGTATAATATATCTGTAGAAAATATTAGCGTAGAAGATGATATATTAAACGTATCAATAAAATATGAAAATAATAGTGAAGAAAATGAATACTTTGGTAATGTTGCAGATGTGAAAGCTGTTCAAAATGGGAATGATTTATTAATTGATGCTGGCAAAAGTAGTGATGAAGCTCAAATTTCTAAGAAGATAAAGCCTGGTACATACACCACTATCTCATATGCTTTTAAACTTGATAATAAAAAGAATAATGTAACTATAGAATTATATGGTGGACAAATAGGTGGTGGATATATAGGCAGTATGGATAGAATTAAAGATGGCAAAGAAGTAAAGTATGTAGAAGTAAAAGTAAAATAATATAGTAGCTTGTAGCCTAATTGGTTACAAGCTATTTTTTGATTGCAAAAATATAAGAAAAATAAACTCATAGTTTTTAAATAGCTATCAGGTTATTTATCTTATATTAACTTATTTATACAACGATTTACTGACATATTTACTGACAAAAAATAAAAAGGATACAAGTAATAACTTGTATCCTATGAATATCAAAGCTCTCAACGGGACTTGAACCCGTGGCCTCCACCTTACCAAGGTGACGCTCTACCGCCTGAGCCATGAGAGCAGAGCGCTCTTTGTTAAGCGCTTTATTATAATAGCATGTAGGATGACGTTTGTCAACATTTACCTCTAGAAAAAATGGCTATTTAAGGGTTACTTAATAACCTAGATTTTCACCTACTAGAATGACTTTAATACGACCAGTTGGTTTACTATTACGTGTAATAACTGTTTGCATACAAATACAGTCTGGGCTTAAACAATCGTGACAAACACCAGTTAAGGCACAAGGTGTGTTTTTATTAAGGCGAATAGCGTTCTGGGGACAAGCTACATTATGTATACGAGAAAGAGCTTCTGTTTGATTTCTAGCTACTTTATTCATGCCAGCAATAATAATGACTTGTTTAGGTCCATAAATAAGTGAAGCAACACGATTACCAGTACCATCAATATTGATAAGTTCCCCCTCAAGAGTGATGGCATTTGTACTCATAAAATAGGTATCAGCAAAAAGTGCACGATGATAGAGTTCTTCTACTTGCTCACTAGGCACCTTGGAACGGTCTAATAGGGTATAACATCCTGCTGCTTCTAGAGTAGGAATAAGATCTATTTCAGCCAATGTCATAGAGCCACCCCAAGAAATAAGTTCACTATTTTTTAAAAAAGAAAATGCTTTTTGAACGGCTTCTTCCTTAGACGATACATAATGGCCTTCTATATGGCGCTTTTGTAAATTCTTTATAAGTGTTTCAGCGGTACGTTCATAATAAAGTGAAGTGATGGTCATATTTTAACCTCCTAAAAATAGTTACAGTTTATTTTATTATAACATAGTTATATAGCCACGTGTAAACATAGTCAATGTTGTAATGTGTCAAATATGAATAAAATATGAATTAAAAATGTTGAAAATAATACAAAAATTGTATAGAATTAAATGGGGTGATTGGATGATTAACTTAATAATATGTGATGATAATAAGGATTTCTTAGAATCTGCCACGCTATATATTGAGTATTATCTATCAGTATTGAATGTAGATATTAAAGTTCATCAATTTTCGTGTAGTGAAGCTTTTATAAAGGTGTTCAATGAAGTGCCTTATTTTTTTGATATAGTCATTTTAGATATAGATATGCCTGGAAAAGATGGAATAGAAGTTGCAAGATTAATAAGAGAGATTAATCAGGAGCTATTAATTGTATTTTTAACAGGGATAACGACACGGGTTTTTGAAAGCTTTAAAGTTGGTGCATTCAGATATGTACGTAAAAGTCATTTTAAAGAGGAAATCGAAGAGTGCATTCAGAGTGCTTTAAAAAAGATGAGAGCGCAGACAGAATGCTATATAATTAAAACAGAGGAAGGATGGCTTAAATTATTAGTTAAAGATATTATGTATTTTCTGTGTGTCAACCGGCATATTGAAGTACATACGATTCAAGCATGTTATAAAAC
Coding sequences:
- a CDS encoding helix-turn-helix domain-containing protein; translated protein: MDISKEIRILLAQEDLKVSDLARLMDTSHQNITNILNKNNPTISKVEEMANALGYKMNITFEKVAE
- a CDS encoding DUF5067 domain-containing protein; protein product: MKKYILYIFMACILLVGCSSGSKIITEDKSFDIFEGEYNISVENISVEDDILNVSIKYENNSEENEYFGNVADVKAVQNGNDLLIDAGKSSDEAQISKKIKPGTYTTISYAFKLDNKKNNVTIELYGGQIGGGYIGSMDRIKDGKEVKYVEVKVK
- a CDS encoding lactate utilization protein; translated protein: MTITSLYYERTAETLIKNLQKRHIEGHYVSSKEEAVQKAFSFLKNSELISWGGSMTLAEIDLIPTLEAAGCYTLLDRSKVPSEQVEELYHRALFADTYFMSTNAITLEGELINIDGTGNRVASLIYGPKQVIIIAGMNKVARNQTEALSRIHNVACPQNAIRLNKNTPCALTGVCHDCLSPDCICMQTVITRNSKPTGRIKVILVGENLGY
- a CDS encoding LytR/AlgR family response regulator transcription factor; translation: MINLIICDDNKDFLESATLYIEYYLSVLNVDIKVHQFSCSEAFIKVFNEVPYFFDIVILDIDMPGKDGIEVARLIREINQELLIVFLTGITTRVFESFKVGAFRYVRKSHFKEEIEECIQSALKKMRAQTECYIIKTEEGWLKLLVKDIMYFLCVNRHIEVHTIQACYKTTIRRMKDVEEQFENKSFTKIHRGCMVNLGYIKTIEEQKVILDNNELLVMSRYRMQQVFSAYKDYIR